The following are encoded together in the Platichthys flesus chromosome 9, fPlaFle2.1, whole genome shotgun sequence genome:
- the wwc3 gene encoding protein WWC3 isoform X2, with translation MPWVSGGTRRESSELPLPAGWEEARDYDGRVFFIDHNTRQTSWIDPRDRITKPLTFADCVGDELPLGWEEVYDQQVGVYYIDHINKTTQIENPRTQWRQEQERMLKEYLVVAQEALKAKKEMYLVKQQRLELAQQEMLLFHELSEDNRSITSTLSGSSSNAKYDPDQIKVEIACRRERLSRLKQELAQVKQELQYKEMGVETLQEIDRKMSNSQTNYKLDEAQAIFNELRSIKKTISTGEKERQDLIQSLAKLTVNLQSSDSVSEVSNSTGTVGNSCNLQQYCDTGCQTDIMGEYGSQESSQLVDKVKLNWQYEEAKKKVQSIQHQLAQLDSESWSGRAEADRDRDFLQLLREKEALLQEIILVSKQQHPPETLLQLEEERSRLEEEVQRAQSSQSQGANQRILQQEKRNILLRQLEEASRITTYLHTQLKSWSASSLTVSSSSSRGSLASSRGSLASSRGSLSSISFSDIYGLPQYERHEGLGEMLDPHQRYLLPPETVSRDCSMFNPDPLTQSKTKRSHDTPQSLASLSSRSSLSSLSPPSSPMDTPYHSAPQDCPLTQMTEEYMEQAGRGLLEGLRAQSQALSHTAMLSGEDPASVHQLESKSHRDTGAPGAFTSTGVTLRGNSANRSGRRARRVSAGVSEDALATDSGVFEAWGRRPEESEEMSYMKELTSVSDPAQIQLGLLWESNSQSLRLHLLQLKNLNRSIVRDGYKVYVKVHLIPLDAGRACAFYCCTALEPQPQMSFNEGFRIPVPANALAVCALQLSVCSLGPQAQEELMGTTQVSLADCEGSAEMVYHWLRVQMLSGTELPRPDQKNLCHRRQQEGHEDEQRPRAMDSLCTVLSRTSTTHLEEQGTGLELQRLEKKDEPGEVASERSWQAESVDSGCSNSTAFTAPCLEGLCAEGICITTGGRYDQTTSKLCTVKVEKATMTEGLFPEPVRVRPKERGGRWGHASPFMRGSTIVRSQTFSPGARSQYVCRLYRSDSDSSTLPKKSPFVRNTLERRTLRYKQQSYRSSLAEQPTRTSLDLELDLQACRTRQRQLMEELDALRELKLRLEEPQGRETTELPHWALRDERFRCLLREAQRQASQSKQEQRQEEAVERRLRKASKEVLQMRGQSHKEPLPVQTFREKMAFFTRPRFNIPPLPADDV, from the exons ATGCCGTGGGTCAGCGGCGGGACGCGGAGAGAGAGCTCGGAGCTGCCGCTGCCCGCGGGCTGGGAGGAAGCCCGGGATTACGATGGCAGAGTGTTTTTCATCGACCACAACACCCGGCAAACTTCGTGGATTGACCCCAGAGATAG gATCACTAAACCATTGACGTTTGCCGACTGTGTTGGAGATGAACTGCCTCTCGGGTGGGAGGAAGTTTATGACCAGCAAGTGGGAGTTTACTACATCGACCACATCAACA AGACCACCCAGATAGAGAACCCGCGGACTCAATGGCGGCAGGAGCAGGAGCGCATGCTGAAGGAGTACCTTGTGGTGGCCCAGGAGGCCCTCAAAGCCAAGAAGGAGATGTACCTGGTCAAGCAGCAGCGTTTGGAGCTGGCTCAGCAGGAAATGTTGCTCTTCCACGAGCTCTCCGAGGACAACCGCTCCATCACCAGCA CGCTCTCTGGCTCGTCCTCGAACGCGAAATATGACCCTGAccaaataaaagtggaaatagcTTGTAGACGAGAACGG CTCTCCAGACTGAAGCAGGAGCTGGCCCAGGTGAAGCAGGAGCTGCAGTATAAGGAAATGGGAGTGGAGACCCTGCAGGA GATTGACAGGAAGATGTCCAACAGTCAGACAAACTACAAGCTGGATGAGGCTCAAGCCATCTTCAACGAGTTGCGGAGCATCAAGAAGACCATCAGCACGGGCGAGAAGGAGAGGCAGGACCTCATCCAG AGCCTGGCAAAGCTGACGGTGAACCTCCAAAGCAGCGACTCAGTCAGCGAAGTGTCGAACAGCACTGGAACTGTGGGCAACTCGTGCAATCTGCAGCAGTACTGTGACACCGGCTGTCAGACCGACATCAtgggagag tATGGTTCCCAAGAGTCCTCACAATTGGTGGACAAAGTGAAACTCAACTGGCAATACGAGGAAGCTAAGAAAAA GGTTCAGAGCATACAGCATCAGCTAGCACAGCTGGACAGTGAGAGCTGGTCGGGACGGGCAGAGGCGGACCGCGACCGGGACTTTCTGCAGCTCCTGCGCGAGAAGGAGGCCCTTCTGCAGGAGATCATTCTGGTCAGCAAGCAGCAGCACCCTCCTGAGACGcttctgcagctggaggaggagcgctccaggctggaggaggaggtgcagagggCCCAGAGCTCCCAGAGCCAGGGAGCCAATCAGAG GatcctgcagcaggagaagaggaacaTTCTGCTGAGACAGCTGGAGGAGGCATCGCGTATCACCACCTATCTCCACACGCAGCTGAAGAG CTGGTCGGCCAGTTCTCTGACGGTGTCGTCCAGTAGCAGTCGGGGGTCTCTTGCCTCCAGTCGGGGCTCCCTGGCCTCCAGCAGAGGCTCCCTCAGCTCCATCAGTTTCAGTGACATCTACGGTCTCCCACAGTATGAACGTCACGAGGGGTTGGGAGAGATGCTAGATCCCCACCAGCGCTACCTGCTGCCCCCAGAAACTGTGTCCAGAGACTGTTCCATGTTCAATCCTGACCCTCTGACCCAGAGCAAAACCAAACGCTCCCATGACACCCCGCAGTCCCtcgcctccctctcctcccgctCCTCGCTATCCTCCCTTTCACCACCCAGCTCCCCTATGGACACACCCTACCACTCTGCCCCTCAGGACTGCCCCCTCACCCAGATGACAGAGGAGTACATGGAGCAGGCCGGTCGTGGCCTTTTAGAGGGACTGCGGGCACAGTCGCAAGCCCTATCGCACACGGCCATGTTGAGTGGCGAGGACCCCGCCTCTGTGCATCAACTGGAGAGCAAGAGTCACAGAGACACCGGCGCTCCGGGGGCTTTTACCTCTACAG GAGTGACTCTGAGAGGAAACAGCGCCAACAGAAGTGGCAGGAGGGCCAGGAGAGTCTCTGCGGGAGTGTCTGAGGACGCGCTGGCCACAGACAGTGGGGTTTTTGAAGCCTGGGGTCGAAG GccggaggagtcagaggagatGTCGTACATGAAAGAGCTGACATCTGTGAGCGACCCCGCCCAGATCCAACTGGGACTGCT GTGGGAGTCTAACTCTCAGTCTCTACGACTTCACCTGTTACAGCTCAAGAACCTAAACAGGTCCATTGTGAGAGATGGATATAAAGT GTATGTGAAGGTGCACTTGATTCCACTGGACGCCGGCAGGGCCTGTGCGTTTTACTGTTGTACAGCGTTGGAGCCGCAGCCCCAGATGAGTTTCAACGAAGGCTTCCGCATTCCTGTCCCTGCAAACGCCCTGGCGGTGTGTGCCCTGCAGCTGTCGGTCTGCTCGCTGGGACCTCAGGCTCAGGAGGAACTGATG GGTACGACCCAGGTGAGCCTGGCAGATTGTGAAGGAAGTGCAGAGATGGTTTACCACTGGCTGCGAGTCCAGATGTTGAGTGGGACAGAGTTGCCGAGGCctgaccagaagaacctctgCCATCGAAGACAGCAGGAAGGCCATGAAGATGAGCAGAGGCCCAGAGCCATG GATTCTTTGTGCACGGTGCTGTCACGTACCAGCACCACCCATCTGGAGGAGCAGGGCACTgggctggagctgcagaggctgGAGAAGAAGGACGAGCCAGGGGAGGTGGCATCTGAGAG GAGCTGGCAGGCAGAGTCAGTGGACAGTGGCTGCAGCAACAGCACAGCATTCACAGCTCCCTGTTTAGAGGGACTGTGTGCTGAGGGCATCTGCATCACCACTGGAGGGCGCTATGATCAGACAACAAGCAAGCTCTGTACAGTAAAG GTGGAGAAGGCCACCATGACAGAAGGCCTGTTCCCGGAGCCTGTGCGAGTTCGGCCCAAAGAGAGGGGAGGACGCTGGGGTCACGCCTCCCCCTTTATGCGCGGCAGCACCATTGTTCGCTCTCAGACCTTCTCCCCCGGGGCTCGTAGTCAGTACGTCTGCAGG TTATATCGCAGCGACAGCGACAGCTCGACGTTACCAAAGAAATCGCCTTTTGTCCGAAACACCTTGGAAAGAAGAACTTTGCGATATAAACAG CAGTCATACCGCTCCTCCCTGGCCGAACAACCCACCCGTACCTCCCTGGACCTGGAGCTGGATCTCCAGGCCTGCAGGACGCGTCAGAGacagctgatggaggagctggacgcCCTCAGGGAGCTGAAGCTGCGACTGGAGGAGCCGCAAGGCAGGGAGACCACCGAGCTCCCCCACTGGGCCCTGAGGGATGAGCGATTCCGCTGCCTGCTCAGAGAGGcccagagacag GCCAGCCAAAGCAAGCAGGAGCAGCGTcaggaggaggcggtggagaggaggctgaggaaggCTTCCAAAGAGGTTCTGCAGATGAGGGGACAGAGTCACAAGGAGCCCTTGCCTGTGCAGACATTCAG aGAGAAGATGGCTTTTTTCACAAGACCAAGGTTCAACATACCTCCTTTACCAGCCGACGATGTATGA
- the wwc3 gene encoding protein WWC3 isoform X1, with product MPWVSGGTRRESSELPLPAGWEEARDYDGRVFFIDHNTRQTSWIDPRDRITKPLTFADCVGDELPLGWEEVYDQQVGVYYIDHINKTTQIENPRTQWRQEQERMLKEYLVVAQEALKAKKEMYLVKQQRLELAQQEMLLFHELSEDNRSITSTLSGSSSNAKYDPDQIKVEIACRRERLSRLKQELAQVKQELQYKEMGVETLQEIDRKMSNSQTNYKLDEAQAIFNELRSIKKTISTGEKERQDLIQSLAKLTVNLQSSDSVSEVSNSTGTVGNSCNLQQYCDTGCQTDIMGEYGSQESSQLVDKVKLNWQYEEAKKKVQSIQHQLAQLDSESWSGRAEADRDRDFLQLLREKEALLQEIILVSKQQHPPETLLQLEEERSRLEEEVQRAQSSQSQGANQRILQQEKRNILLRQLEEASRITTYLHTQLKSWSASSLTVSSSSSRGSLASSRGSLASSRGSLSSISFSDIYGLPQYERHEGLGEMLDPHQRYLLPPETVSRDCSMFNPDPLTQSKTKRSHDTPQSLASLSSRSSLSSLSPPSSPMDTPYHSAPQDCPLTQMTEEYMEQAGRGLLEGLRAQSQALSHTAMLSGEDPASVHQLESKSHRDTGAPGAFTSTGVTLRGNSANRSGRRARRVSAGVSEDALATDSGVFEAWGRRPEESEEMSYMKELTSVSDPAQIQLGLLWESNSQSLRLHLLQLKNLNRSIVRDGYKVYVKVHLIPLDAGRACAFYCCTALEPQPQMSFNEGFRIPVPANALAVCALQLSVCSLGPQAQEELMGTTQVSLADCEGSAEMVYHWLRVQMLSGTELPRPDQKNLCHRRQQEGHEDEQRPRAMDSLCTVLSRTSTTHLEEQGTGLELQRLEKKDEPGEVASESVFCRSWQAESVDSGCSNSTAFTAPCLEGLCAEGICITTGGRYDQTTSKLCTVKVEKATMTEGLFPEPVRVRPKERGGRWGHASPFMRGSTIVRSQTFSPGARSQYVCRLYRSDSDSSTLPKKSPFVRNTLERRTLRYKQQSYRSSLAEQPTRTSLDLELDLQACRTRQRQLMEELDALRELKLRLEEPQGRETTELPHWALRDERFRCLLREAQRQASQSKQEQRQEEAVERRLRKASKEVLQMRGQSHKEPLPVQTFREKMAFFTRPRFNIPPLPADDV from the exons ATGCCGTGGGTCAGCGGCGGGACGCGGAGAGAGAGCTCGGAGCTGCCGCTGCCCGCGGGCTGGGAGGAAGCCCGGGATTACGATGGCAGAGTGTTTTTCATCGACCACAACACCCGGCAAACTTCGTGGATTGACCCCAGAGATAG gATCACTAAACCATTGACGTTTGCCGACTGTGTTGGAGATGAACTGCCTCTCGGGTGGGAGGAAGTTTATGACCAGCAAGTGGGAGTTTACTACATCGACCACATCAACA AGACCACCCAGATAGAGAACCCGCGGACTCAATGGCGGCAGGAGCAGGAGCGCATGCTGAAGGAGTACCTTGTGGTGGCCCAGGAGGCCCTCAAAGCCAAGAAGGAGATGTACCTGGTCAAGCAGCAGCGTTTGGAGCTGGCTCAGCAGGAAATGTTGCTCTTCCACGAGCTCTCCGAGGACAACCGCTCCATCACCAGCA CGCTCTCTGGCTCGTCCTCGAACGCGAAATATGACCCTGAccaaataaaagtggaaatagcTTGTAGACGAGAACGG CTCTCCAGACTGAAGCAGGAGCTGGCCCAGGTGAAGCAGGAGCTGCAGTATAAGGAAATGGGAGTGGAGACCCTGCAGGA GATTGACAGGAAGATGTCCAACAGTCAGACAAACTACAAGCTGGATGAGGCTCAAGCCATCTTCAACGAGTTGCGGAGCATCAAGAAGACCATCAGCACGGGCGAGAAGGAGAGGCAGGACCTCATCCAG AGCCTGGCAAAGCTGACGGTGAACCTCCAAAGCAGCGACTCAGTCAGCGAAGTGTCGAACAGCACTGGAACTGTGGGCAACTCGTGCAATCTGCAGCAGTACTGTGACACCGGCTGTCAGACCGACATCAtgggagag tATGGTTCCCAAGAGTCCTCACAATTGGTGGACAAAGTGAAACTCAACTGGCAATACGAGGAAGCTAAGAAAAA GGTTCAGAGCATACAGCATCAGCTAGCACAGCTGGACAGTGAGAGCTGGTCGGGACGGGCAGAGGCGGACCGCGACCGGGACTTTCTGCAGCTCCTGCGCGAGAAGGAGGCCCTTCTGCAGGAGATCATTCTGGTCAGCAAGCAGCAGCACCCTCCTGAGACGcttctgcagctggaggaggagcgctccaggctggaggaggaggtgcagagggCCCAGAGCTCCCAGAGCCAGGGAGCCAATCAGAG GatcctgcagcaggagaagaggaacaTTCTGCTGAGACAGCTGGAGGAGGCATCGCGTATCACCACCTATCTCCACACGCAGCTGAAGAG CTGGTCGGCCAGTTCTCTGACGGTGTCGTCCAGTAGCAGTCGGGGGTCTCTTGCCTCCAGTCGGGGCTCCCTGGCCTCCAGCAGAGGCTCCCTCAGCTCCATCAGTTTCAGTGACATCTACGGTCTCCCACAGTATGAACGTCACGAGGGGTTGGGAGAGATGCTAGATCCCCACCAGCGCTACCTGCTGCCCCCAGAAACTGTGTCCAGAGACTGTTCCATGTTCAATCCTGACCCTCTGACCCAGAGCAAAACCAAACGCTCCCATGACACCCCGCAGTCCCtcgcctccctctcctcccgctCCTCGCTATCCTCCCTTTCACCACCCAGCTCCCCTATGGACACACCCTACCACTCTGCCCCTCAGGACTGCCCCCTCACCCAGATGACAGAGGAGTACATGGAGCAGGCCGGTCGTGGCCTTTTAGAGGGACTGCGGGCACAGTCGCAAGCCCTATCGCACACGGCCATGTTGAGTGGCGAGGACCCCGCCTCTGTGCATCAACTGGAGAGCAAGAGTCACAGAGACACCGGCGCTCCGGGGGCTTTTACCTCTACAG GAGTGACTCTGAGAGGAAACAGCGCCAACAGAAGTGGCAGGAGGGCCAGGAGAGTCTCTGCGGGAGTGTCTGAGGACGCGCTGGCCACAGACAGTGGGGTTTTTGAAGCCTGGGGTCGAAG GccggaggagtcagaggagatGTCGTACATGAAAGAGCTGACATCTGTGAGCGACCCCGCCCAGATCCAACTGGGACTGCT GTGGGAGTCTAACTCTCAGTCTCTACGACTTCACCTGTTACAGCTCAAGAACCTAAACAGGTCCATTGTGAGAGATGGATATAAAGT GTATGTGAAGGTGCACTTGATTCCACTGGACGCCGGCAGGGCCTGTGCGTTTTACTGTTGTACAGCGTTGGAGCCGCAGCCCCAGATGAGTTTCAACGAAGGCTTCCGCATTCCTGTCCCTGCAAACGCCCTGGCGGTGTGTGCCCTGCAGCTGTCGGTCTGCTCGCTGGGACCTCAGGCTCAGGAGGAACTGATG GGTACGACCCAGGTGAGCCTGGCAGATTGTGAAGGAAGTGCAGAGATGGTTTACCACTGGCTGCGAGTCCAGATGTTGAGTGGGACAGAGTTGCCGAGGCctgaccagaagaacctctgCCATCGAAGACAGCAGGAAGGCCATGAAGATGAGCAGAGGCCCAGAGCCATG GATTCTTTGTGCACGGTGCTGTCACGTACCAGCACCACCCATCTGGAGGAGCAGGGCACTgggctggagctgcagaggctgGAGAAGAAGGACGAGCCAGGGGAGGTGGCATCTGAGAG TGTATTTTGCAGGAGCTGGCAGGCAGAGTCAGTGGACAGTGGCTGCAGCAACAGCACAGCATTCACAGCTCCCTGTTTAGAGGGACTGTGTGCTGAGGGCATCTGCATCACCACTGGAGGGCGCTATGATCAGACAACAAGCAAGCTCTGTACAGTAAAG GTGGAGAAGGCCACCATGACAGAAGGCCTGTTCCCGGAGCCTGTGCGAGTTCGGCCCAAAGAGAGGGGAGGACGCTGGGGTCACGCCTCCCCCTTTATGCGCGGCAGCACCATTGTTCGCTCTCAGACCTTCTCCCCCGGGGCTCGTAGTCAGTACGTCTGCAGG TTATATCGCAGCGACAGCGACAGCTCGACGTTACCAAAGAAATCGCCTTTTGTCCGAAACACCTTGGAAAGAAGAACTTTGCGATATAAACAG CAGTCATACCGCTCCTCCCTGGCCGAACAACCCACCCGTACCTCCCTGGACCTGGAGCTGGATCTCCAGGCCTGCAGGACGCGTCAGAGacagctgatggaggagctggacgcCCTCAGGGAGCTGAAGCTGCGACTGGAGGAGCCGCAAGGCAGGGAGACCACCGAGCTCCCCCACTGGGCCCTGAGGGATGAGCGATTCCGCTGCCTGCTCAGAGAGGcccagagacag GCCAGCCAAAGCAAGCAGGAGCAGCGTcaggaggaggcggtggagaggaggctgaggaaggCTTCCAAAGAGGTTCTGCAGATGAGGGGACAGAGTCACAAGGAGCCCTTGCCTGTGCAGACATTCAG aGAGAAGATGGCTTTTTTCACAAGACCAAGGTTCAACATACCTCCTTTACCAGCCGACGATGTATGA
- the LOC133960986 gene encoding putative claudin-24, giving the protein MDTCACALELLGMLVYVGAWLCALTTTILPQWLTMSTALLPVESYELGLWETCVVQDVGGMECRAYDSLLGLSSDIKLARILMCASLVVGMLGILVAIPGLYLVNICKEGRGCRTKRTLTTVGGLLGMVSGVLCLIPVSYMAHLAVIHFFDDKVPDVVPRWEFGDALFCGWVGGFLLVVAGLLLVTSCWCSQVEPQPAQQRRYQVMSTDINFRKRTEYV; this is encoded by the coding sequence atggacaCCTGCGCCTGCGCTTTGGAGCTGCTGGGGATGCTGGTCTATGTTGGAGCGTGGCTGTGTGCTTTGACCACCACTATCTTGCCACAGTGGCTGACCATGTCCACCGCCCTGCTGCCCGTGGAGAGCTACGAGCTGGGCCTGTGGGAGACCTGCGTGGTCCAGGACGTCGGGGGCATGGAGTGCCGAGCTTACGACAGCCTGCTGGGCCTCTCCAGTGACATCAAGCTGGCCCGCATCCTCATGTGTGCGTCCCTCGTTGTGGGCATGCTGGGAATCCTGGTAGCAATACCTGGGCTGTACCTGGTCAACATCTGCAAAGAAGGTAGAGGCTGTCGAACCAAGAGGACTCTGACCACTGTGGGAGGGCTGCTGGGGATGGTCTCTGGAGTGCTGTGTCTGATCCCTGTCTCCTACATGGCCCATTTAGCTGTCATACATTTCTTTGACGATAAAGTACCTGATGTGGTGCCAAGATGGGAGTTTGGAGATGCCCTGTTCTGTGGCTGGGTGGGAGGATTTCTCCTGGTAGTGGCCGGGCTGCTCCTGGTCACCTCATGCTGGTGCTCACAGGTGGAGCCTCAGCCGGCGCAGCAGCGACGGTACCAGGTGATGAGTACGGACATTAACTTCAGGAAGCGCACAGAGTACGTTTGA
- the cldn34a gene encoding claudin-34 gives MYLAHTAHWQFLGLSLGFLAWILTMATAGLNEWRLWHVDDVSVITSGMAWVGIWKVCFYTHVLPQTEFCRRISMSDSFLPVEIPVAQVLMVLAMICGLAGSISGGVAMRMVYFTVEDRRNIRLVFILTGTLYLFSGSCSLVPLVWNMNSVLINSTIDFPPEYYLPVVPVRQQVGTAIGVGIFASILMLISGLLFLSYKYARHTLRSVAPRSTSNPLRGPWTTTAQRSNGVNQGSDNPAFLSEEVSC, from the coding sequence ATGTACCTGGCTCACACGGCTCACTGGCAGTTCCTGGGCCTGTCCTTAGGCTTTCTGGCGTGGATCCTCACCATGGCCACAGCCGGCCTCAACGAGTGGCGGCTGTGGCATGTGGACGACGTGTCCGTCATCACCTCGGGCATGGCCTGGGTTGGTATCTGGAAGGTGTGTTTCTACACACACGTCCTTCCACAGACTGAGTTCTGTCGGCGCATCAGCATGTCAGACTCTTTTCTTCCAGTGGAGATCCCTGTGGCTCAGGTGCTGATGGTGCTGGCGATGATCTGCGGCCTGGCAGGAAGCATCAGCGGCGGAGTGGCCATGAGGATGGTCTACTTCACAGTGGAGGATCGAAGGAACATCAGGCTGGTCTTCATACTGACAGGGACCCTGTATCTGTTTTCGGGGTCGTGCTCCTTGGTGCCGCTGGTGTGGAACATGAACTCTGTGCTCATCAACAGCACCATAGACTTCCCTCCTGAGTATTACCTCCCTGTGGTTCCTGTCAGGCAGCAGGTCGGCACAGCCATCGGTGTGGGCATCTTTGCCTCCATCCTGATGCTCATCAGCGGGCTGCTGTTCCTCTCCTACAAGTATGCCCGCCACACTCTGAGGTCAGTGGCCCCCAGAAGCACCAGCAACCCGCTCCGTGGTCCCTGGACAACCACGGCACAGAGGTCAAATGGAGTCAACCAGGGCAGTGACAATCCTGCATTCCTCAGTGAAGAGGTCtcgtgttaa